The following proteins are encoded in a genomic region of Fundidesulfovibrio soli:
- a CDS encoding OmpA/MotB family protein gives MSKNKPAPIIIKREEEGHAAPHGGSWKVAYADFVTAMMALFLLLWLTMALKPQVKEQIAMFFQDQDLPKREKPQETAVLPTYVAKDSTQGTPQFKLSQEEKYKYEVALMIKQLMDNNPNLKQNSGISSDKVGVLLHVNNAVMFQPGSPQLKPEAYKLLDDVVGVLKKIKVDLVVRGHTDDAESGNGMSKFELSAMRAASCVRYIVEKGGIPSTRVKAAAYADSQPIAPNTSDQNRSINRRVEFLYHSPEMANLY, from the coding sequence AAAAACAAACCGGCTCCCATAATCATCAAACGCGAAGAGGAAGGCCACGCCGCCCCCCACGGAGGCAGCTGGAAGGTCGCCTACGCGGACTTCGTCACGGCCATGATGGCCCTGTTCCTCCTTCTGTGGCTGACTATGGCGCTCAAGCCCCAGGTGAAGGAGCAGATCGCCATGTTCTTCCAGGACCAGGACCTCCCCAAGCGCGAGAAGCCGCAGGAGACTGCGGTCCTGCCCACCTACGTCGCCAAGGACAGCACCCAGGGCACTCCCCAGTTCAAACTCTCCCAGGAGGAGAAGTACAAGTACGAAGTCGCCTTGATGATCAAGCAGCTCATGGACAACAACCCCAACCTGAAGCAGAACTCCGGCATCAGCTCGGACAAGGTGGGGGTGCTGCTGCACGTCAACAACGCGGTCATGTTCCAGCCCGGCTCTCCGCAGCTCAAGCCGGAGGCCTACAAACTGCTGGACGACGTGGTGGGCGTGCTCAAGAAGATCAAGGTGGACCTGGTGGTGCGCGGACACACCGACGACGCCGAATCCGGCAACGGCATGTCCAAGTTCGAACTGTCGGCCATGCGCGCGGCGTCCTGCGTGCGCTACATCGTGGAGAAGGGCGGCATTCCCTCCACGCGCGTCAAGGCCGCCGCCTACGCGGACAGCCAGCCCATCGCGCCCAACACTTCCGACCAGAACCGCTCCATCAACCGCCGGGTGGAATTCCTGTACCACTCGCCAGAGATGGCAAACCTCTACTAG
- a CDS encoding discoidin domain-containing protein → MRTLVLLLLLALMAPAAWAQGNVSLPLAYQINASGTGESAEKLSALTRKENTTGVAVGQWMEFDFGKPNVVTRLTVVNGWGDSAEFKRQGRVRAVTLQFSNGGKQTITLKDSPKPQSFAIKATTASVRMTVTEVYGGSASEIPYLSGVFFEGYDPELQQVKLTGRFEGCVRSRSSSSWEGAEDPLYYCSRFRSDDGRIFGCMDDLCFHPKDLVNVRLQITAVVRPGNVLEVLAAKPAK, encoded by the coding sequence ATGCGCACACTCGTCCTGCTTCTGCTCCTCGCTCTCATGGCCCCGGCCGCCTGGGCCCAGGGCAACGTGTCACTGCCGCTGGCCTACCAGATCAACGCCTCGGGCACGGGCGAATCCGCCGAGAAACTCTCCGCGCTCACCCGCAAGGAGAACACCACCGGCGTGGCCGTGGGCCAGTGGATGGAGTTCGACTTCGGCAAGCCCAACGTGGTGACTCGCCTGACCGTGGTCAACGGCTGGGGCGACTCCGCAGAGTTCAAGCGCCAGGGCCGCGTCAGGGCCGTGACCCTTCAGTTCTCGAACGGCGGCAAGCAGACCATCACCCTCAAGGACTCCCCCAAGCCCCAGAGCTTCGCCATCAAGGCCACCACGGCCAGCGTGCGCATGACCGTCACGGAGGTCTACGGCGGCAGCGCCTCCGAGATCCCCTATCTTTCCGGGGTGTTCTTCGAGGGGTACGACCCGGAACTCCAGCAGGTGAAGCTGACCGGGCGCTTCGAGGGCTGCGTGCGCTCGCGCTCCAGCTCCAGTTGGGAGGGCGCGGAGGACCCGCTGTATTACTGCTCCCGCTTCCGCTCCGACGACGGCAGGATTTTCGGCTGCATGGACGACCTGTGCTTCCACCCCAAGGATCTCGTCAACGTACGCCTGCAGATCACTGCCGTGGTCCGGCCCGGCAACGTTCTGGAGGTCCTGGCCGCCAAGCCGGCCAAATAG
- the aat gene encoding leucyl/phenylalanyl-tRNA--protein transferase, whose amino-acid sequence MRVRGRRSSGPGCAVITLLSSSTVFPDPENADPGGLLAVGGDLSPRRLLAAYSNGIFPWYNEDHPILWWSPDPRPIITPRWLTLDRRFRRYLRNHPFEVTVDTDFQAVISACAIVDRPGQAGTWLTDDMIRAYARLHREGYAHSVECRLDGRLVGAIYGVGVGRAFFGESMFHTVGHASKVAFVHLMWLLKDLKFYFMDCQQATPHVMRLGAREIPRVEFTRLARTACAQPSGPGPWAAPAWWSDPQCVKERLDGSRDDRS is encoded by the coding sequence ATGCGGGTTCGTGGTCGGCGCTCTTCCGGCCCGGGGTGCGCGGTGATCACCCTGTTGTCGTCCTCGACGGTCTTCCCGGACCCAGAGAACGCCGATCCGGGCGGCCTGCTCGCCGTGGGCGGCGACCTGAGCCCCAGGCGGCTGCTCGCCGCCTACAGCAACGGCATCTTCCCCTGGTACAACGAGGACCACCCCATCCTGTGGTGGTCGCCCGATCCCCGCCCCATCATCACCCCGCGTTGGCTCACGCTGGACAGGCGGTTCCGGCGCTATCTGCGCAACCACCCCTTCGAGGTCACGGTGGACACCGATTTCCAGGCCGTCATCAGCGCCTGCGCCATCGTGGACCGGCCCGGACAGGCCGGAACCTGGCTCACGGACGACATGATCCGGGCCTACGCGCGCCTGCACCGCGAGGGATATGCCCACAGCGTGGAATGCAGACTGGACGGCCGGCTGGTGGGTGCCATATACGGGGTGGGCGTTGGCAGGGCGTTTTTCGGGGAATCCATGTTCCACACCGTGGGGCATGCCTCCAAGGTGGCCTTCGTGCACCTGATGTGGCTCCTGAAAGACTTGAAGTTTTACTTTATGGATTGCCAGCAGGCCACCCCGCATGTGATGCGCCTTGGCGCGCGGGAAATACCCCGGGTGGAGTTCACCCGCCTGGCGCGCACGGCCTGCGCCCAGCCTTCGGGGCCAGGCCCCTGGGCCGCGCCCGCGTGGTGGAGCGATCCGCAATGCGTGAAGGAGCGTTTGGATGGAAGCCGTGACGATCGCTCTTGA
- a CDS encoding DsbA family protein, producing the protein MSALLIGRDTSRKGEDVNTRAVALLCLAGAAVAVLSGMYESYGMFAQLCAAFSDGCKQTLGFTLLGYPLWVLGAAYFALLCASVYFFPPAAVWIVGAGLGFEAELARTLIAMKAPCVFCIANGVFVVLSAAFVFRSRHFWQMLALALLSFILVQQGLARPVPKAPAQAAQAAPQPKPDIARLPIDPRYVLGPADAPVTVVEFSDYQCPGCKRVHESIKQVRPLYEGRLRWIFKDFPLQMHPYAARAAQAARCAADQGKFWDYQDLLYAAQGDLPDDLLKQFAQQLGLDAQAFGQCLSTDKYKAAVEASVQDADNARVDRTPTFFINGEPLPGVPTLEGFKHLIDQALEQSKAKKQ; encoded by the coding sequence ATGTCGGCGCTGCTGATAGGGAGAGATACCTCGCGTAAGGGAGAGGACGTCAATACGCGCGCGGTGGCGCTCTTGTGCCTTGCGGGCGCGGCCGTGGCCGTGCTCTCGGGCATGTACGAGAGCTACGGCATGTTCGCCCAGCTCTGCGCCGCGTTTTCTGACGGCTGCAAGCAGACCCTGGGATTTACTCTGCTGGGATACCCGCTGTGGGTGCTCGGCGCGGCCTATTTCGCGCTTCTGTGCGCGTCGGTGTACTTTTTTCCGCCGGCCGCCGTATGGATCGTGGGCGCGGGACTCGGCTTCGAGGCCGAGCTGGCCCGCACCCTCATCGCCATGAAGGCCCCGTGCGTGTTCTGCATCGCCAACGGCGTGTTCGTGGTGCTGAGCGCGGCTTTCGTGTTCCGCAGCCGCCATTTCTGGCAGATGCTGGCTCTGGCGCTGCTGTCCTTCATCCTCGTGCAGCAGGGGCTGGCGCGCCCCGTGCCCAAGGCCCCGGCCCAGGCGGCCCAGGCGGCCCCCCAACCCAAGCCGGACATCGCCAGGCTGCCCATCGACCCGCGGTACGTGCTGGGGCCCGCCGATGCCCCCGTGACCGTGGTGGAGTTCTCGGACTACCAGTGCCCCGGCTGCAAGAGGGTTCACGAGAGCATCAAACAGGTGCGCCCCCTGTACGAAGGCCGCCTGCGCTGGATCTTCAAGGATTTCCCGCTGCAGATGCACCCCTACGCGGCGCGGGCCGCCCAGGCCGCCCGCTGCGCCGCGGACCAGGGCAAGTTCTGGGACTACCAGGACTTGTTGTACGCCGCCCAGGGCGACCTGCCCGACGACCTGCTCAAGCAGTTCGCCCAGCAGCTTGGGCTTGATGCCCAGGCCTTCGGGCAGTGCCTGAGCACGGACAAGTACAAGGCCGCAGTGGAGGCGAGCGTTCAGGACGCGGACAACGCCCGCGTGGACCGCACGCCAACGTTCTTCATCAACGGCGAGCCCCTGCCCGGCGTGCCCACCCTGGAAGGGTTCAAGCACCTGATCGACCAGGCGCTGGAGCAGAGCAAGGCGAAGAAGCAGTAG
- a CDS encoding DUF4279 domain-containing protein, whose protein sequence is MNPFKFSVSLRFWSKSIDCIEIANVILLQPDISHKAGEQRKTPKGTLLDGIYKENYCVFRIERQDDEDLSELLERIADDLLPYKDLFDRVRDEGGVAEFFIGWFTSGNSGDIFNHQLLQKLGELSIDLSFDVYGD, encoded by the coding sequence ATGAATCCATTCAAATTTAGCGTCTCGCTGCGTTTCTGGAGCAAATCGATTGATTGCATAGAGATAGCGAATGTAATATTGCTCCAGCCAGACATTAGTCACAAAGCTGGAGAGCAGCGGAAAACGCCTAAGGGTACACTCTTGGATGGCATCTATAAAGAGAACTATTGTGTTTTCAGAATAGAGAGACAAGATGATGAAGACCTCAGTGAACTACTCGAACGGATCGCAGATGATCTTCTGCCCTACAAGGATCTCTTTGACCGAGTGCGAGATGAGGGAGGAGTAGCTGAATTCTTCATTGGCTGGTTCACCTCAGGAAATAGTGGAGATATTTTTAACCATCAGTTGCTGCAAAAGCTCGGCGAGCTATCCATCGATCTGTCGTTTGATGTGTATGGAGATTGA
- a CDS encoding TIGR00730 family Rossman fold protein — MRNVCVFLGSNPGKSPAYAEAVAEAGRTLAERGIGLVYGGAKNGLMGVLANAVADGGGRVVGVLPGFLKAKELAFDRLTEMHEVDTMHERKAKMAELSDGFVAMPGGLGTLEEFFEVATWGQLGLHAKPAGLCNVLGYYDKLAGFLDNMVQEGFVKPVHRENLLQADSFPALLEIMVGFKPVVAGKWFGIEKS, encoded by the coding sequence ATGAGGAACGTCTGCGTCTTCCTGGGCTCCAATCCGGGAAAGTCCCCGGCCTACGCCGAGGCCGTGGCCGAAGCCGGGCGCACCCTGGCCGAGCGCGGCATCGGGCTGGTGTACGGCGGGGCCAAGAACGGGCTCATGGGCGTGCTGGCCAATGCCGTGGCCGACGGCGGCGGGCGCGTGGTGGGCGTGTTGCCAGGATTTTTGAAGGCTAAGGAGCTGGCCTTCGACCGGCTGACCGAGATGCACGAGGTGGACACCATGCACGAGCGCAAGGCCAAGATGGCCGAGCTCTCGGACGGCTTCGTGGCCATGCCCGGCGGCCTGGGCACCCTGGAGGAGTTCTTCGAGGTGGCCACCTGGGGGCAGCTGGGCCTGCACGCCAAGCCGGCCGGACTGTGCAACGTGCTGGGTTATTACGACAAACTGGCAGGATTTCTGGACAACATGGTGCAGGAGGGCTTCGTGAAGCCCGTTCACCGGGAGAATCTGCTCCAGGCGGACAGCTTCCCTGCCCTGCTGGAAATTATGGTCGGATTTAAGCCGGTGGTCGCTGGAAAGTGGTTCGGAATCGAGAAAAGTTGA
- the uvrB gene encoding excinuclease ABC subunit UvrB, whose amino-acid sequence MRKQDKSQSEFTLVSPFSPQGDQPQAIDELTANLDAGLPAQVLLGATGTGKTFTMAQVIARTGRPALIMAPNKTLAAQLFNEFKGLFPNNAVEYFVSYYDYYQPEAYLPRTDTYIEKDSSINEDIDKLRHAATHALLTRRDVVIVASVSCIYGLGSPEYYAKMVLPLEEGQNISMEEVIGKLVEVQYERNDYDLHRGAFRVRGDVLEIIPAYARERALRLEFFGDELERVLETDHLTGEVIRNLPKTVIFPNSHYVSDRDNLTRAMSDIRDELRERLIEYKRDNRLVEAQRLEQRTLYDLEMIEELGYCNGIENYSRHLDGRKAGEPPATLIDYFPKDFILFMDESHISVPQVAGMYNGDRSRKSTLVDYGFRLPSALDNRPLNFDEFQSRIGQAVFVSATPGPWELERAQGLVVEQIIRPTGLLDPQVEVRKTQGQIDDLLSECKKRAAAGERVLVTTLTKRMAEELTDYLNTYGVSTRYLHSDVDTLERVAIIQALRAGEFDVLVGINLLREGLDIPEVSMVAILDADKEGFLRSARSLIQTFGRAARNIEGRVILYADQVTRSMREAMEETDRRRAKQLAHNLEHGITPRTIIKDLDNVLDAIYTQGKAEKAPKRKGESFVDEIMEQARDEETVEKLLKRLERDMRAAAKELAFERAAELRDAIAALQGGKK is encoded by the coding sequence TTGAGAAAACAGGACAAAAGTCAATCCGAGTTCACGCTGGTCAGCCCCTTTTCGCCTCAGGGAGACCAACCCCAGGCTATCGACGAGCTGACCGCCAACCTTGATGCCGGCCTGCCCGCACAGGTTCTGCTGGGAGCCACGGGCACCGGCAAGACCTTCACCATGGCCCAGGTCATCGCACGCACGGGGCGGCCCGCGCTGATCATGGCCCCCAACAAGACGCTCGCGGCGCAGCTCTTCAACGAATTCAAGGGGCTGTTCCCCAACAACGCAGTCGAGTACTTCGTCAGCTACTACGATTACTACCAGCCGGAAGCCTACCTCCCGCGTACGGACACCTACATCGAAAAGGACTCCTCCATCAACGAGGATATCGACAAGCTCCGGCACGCCGCCACCCATGCACTGCTCACCCGGCGCGACGTGGTGATCGTGGCCTCGGTGAGCTGCATCTACGGCCTGGGCTCGCCCGAGTACTACGCCAAGATGGTGCTGCCGCTGGAGGAGGGCCAGAACATCTCCATGGAGGAGGTCATCGGCAAGCTGGTGGAGGTGCAGTACGAGCGCAACGACTACGACCTGCACCGAGGCGCCTTCCGCGTGCGCGGCGACGTGCTGGAGATCATCCCGGCCTACGCCCGGGAGCGCGCCCTGCGCCTGGAGTTCTTCGGCGACGAACTGGAGCGCGTGCTGGAGACCGACCACCTCACCGGCGAGGTGATCCGCAACCTCCCCAAGACCGTGATCTTCCCCAACTCGCACTACGTCTCGGACCGCGACAACCTGACCCGGGCCATGAGCGACATCCGCGACGAGCTGCGCGAGCGCCTGATCGAGTACAAGCGCGACAACCGCCTGGTGGAGGCCCAGCGCCTGGAGCAGCGCACCCTCTACGACTTGGAGATGATCGAGGAGCTGGGCTACTGCAACGGCATCGAGAACTACTCCCGCCACCTGGACGGGCGCAAGGCTGGTGAGCCCCCGGCTACCCTGATCGACTATTTCCCCAAGGATTTCATCCTGTTCATGGACGAATCCCACATCTCGGTGCCGCAGGTTGCCGGCATGTACAACGGCGACCGCTCAAGAAAATCAACCCTGGTGGATTACGGCTTCCGACTGCCCTCGGCCCTGGACAACAGGCCGCTCAACTTCGACGAGTTCCAGAGCCGCATCGGCCAGGCCGTGTTCGTCTCGGCCACGCCCGGCCCCTGGGAGCTGGAGCGCGCCCAGGGCCTCGTGGTGGAGCAGATCATCCGTCCCACCGGCCTGCTGGACCCCCAGGTGGAGGTGCGCAAGACCCAGGGCCAGATCGACGACCTGCTCTCGGAGTGCAAAAAGCGCGCGGCCGCCGGGGAGCGCGTGCTGGTGACCACCCTGACCAAACGCATGGCCGAGGAGCTCACCGACTACCTGAACACCTACGGCGTGAGCACCCGCTATCTGCACTCCGACGTGGACACCCTGGAGCGCGTGGCCATCATTCAGGCCCTGCGCGCGGGCGAGTTCGACGTGCTGGTGGGCATCAACCTGCTCCGCGAAGGCCTCGACATCCCCGAGGTGTCCATGGTGGCCATCCTTGACGCCGACAAGGAGGGCTTCCTGCGCTCCGCCCGCTCCCTGATCCAGACCTTCGGGCGCGCGGCACGCAACATCGAGGGCAGGGTCATCCTCTACGCCGACCAGGTGACGCGCTCCATGCGCGAAGCCATGGAGGAGACCGACCGCAGGCGCGCCAAGCAGTTGGCTCACAACCTCGAGCACGGCATCACGCCGCGCACCATCATCAAGGATCTCGACAACGTGCTCGACGCCATCTACACGCAGGGCAAGGCCGAGAAGGCCCCGAAACGCAAGGGCGAGAGCTTCGTGGACGAGATCATGGAACAGGCAAGGGACGAGGAAACCGTGGAGAAGCTTCTCAAGCGCCTCGAGCGCGACATGCGGGCCGCCGCCAAGGAGCTGGCCTTCGAGCGCGCCGCCGAACTGCGCGACGCCATCGCGGCCCTGCAAGGCGGCAAGAAATGA
- a CDS encoding potassium channel family protein: MKGRRISRIRSRFWGLRRKLGVLWPVLAGLASVVSIFTCGTLAFMHVEGWDLFDSVYMMIITLSTVGYGEVHPLSKAGRVIASLVILTGVGTFFYLAGAIVQLVIEGHLQNIFGRRWMRRAIDKMQGHTIVCGYGRIGSIVAQEILAEGQDVVVVERTPALIEELQRKNIPYVAGDATKDEMLLAAGLKRAKALVSALSEEAANVYVTLTARQINPDIFIVARSDAPDHSQRLTRAGANQVLFPHLYGGMRMAQSVLRPTVLGFMDLAMRGDIEDLQMEQLTIAPESPVAGKDLISSQLRQRYNIIVIGIKKPDGKLLFNPQPQSVLEAGDTLILVGNRHSLTAMQKDLT, from the coding sequence ATGAAGGGGCGCCGCATAAGCCGCATCCGCAGCCGCTTCTGGGGCTTGCGCCGCAAGCTCGGCGTGCTCTGGCCGGTGCTGGCGGGCCTGGCCTCTGTGGTCAGCATCTTCACCTGCGGCACACTGGCCTTCATGCACGTTGAGGGCTGGGACCTCTTCGACAGCGTGTACATGATGATCATCACCCTCTCCACGGTGGGCTACGGCGAGGTCCACCCCCTGAGCAAAGCGGGGAGGGTGATCGCCTCCCTGGTGATCCTCACGGGAGTGGGCACGTTCTTCTATCTCGCGGGCGCCATCGTGCAACTGGTCATCGAGGGGCATCTGCAAAACATTTTCGGGAGGCGGTGGATGCGACGCGCCATAGACAAGATGCAGGGGCACACCATCGTCTGCGGCTACGGCCGCATCGGCTCCATCGTGGCCCAGGAAATCCTGGCCGAGGGCCAGGACGTGGTGGTGGTGGAGCGCACGCCCGCGCTCATCGAGGAGCTTCAGCGCAAGAACATCCCCTACGTGGCCGGAGACGCCACCAAGGACGAGATGCTCCTGGCCGCGGGGCTCAAGCGTGCCAAGGCTCTGGTCTCCGCGCTCAGCGAGGAGGCCGCCAACGTCTACGTGACGCTCACCGCGCGCCAGATCAACCCCGACATCTTCATCGTGGCCCGCAGCGACGCCCCGGACCACTCCCAGCGCCTCACCCGCGCGGGGGCCAACCAGGTGCTCTTCCCGCACCTTTACGGCGGCATGCGCATGGCGCAGTCCGTGCTGCGGCCCACGGTGCTCGGCTTCATGGACCTGGCCATGCGCGGCGACATCGAGGACCTGCAGATGGAGCAGCTGACCATCGCGCCCGAATCCCCGGTGGCCGGCAAGGACCTCATCTCCTCCCAGCTCAGGCAGCGCTACAACATCATCGTCATCGGCATCAAGAAGCCCGACGGAAAGCTGCTGTTCAACCCGCAGCCCCAGTCCGTGCTGGAAGCCGGGGACACGCTCATCCTGGTGGGCAACAGGCACAGCCTGACCGCCATGCAGAAAGACCTGACATGA
- a CDS encoding DUF3431 domain-containing protein, with product MSPDGQTVQVVVARWREDVAWVDALGFEALVYDKSGQPGLLALPNIGRETHTYLTHIVRNYDRLADFTVFLQADPFRHMGEGADVNALRERIAQNVRLDAQFTGFAWYKLKCDRLGRPHAMRDPEGKGRWKGWGRDIPVGEVYAALFAGDAPESFLATAPAGLFFVSRRRILARPLEFYAFALSLVEADPEDERNTGHAFERLWQIIFNGKTALNKESYA from the coding sequence ATGAGCCCCGACGGCCAGACGGTGCAGGTCGTCGTGGCCCGCTGGCGGGAGGACGTGGCCTGGGTGGATGCGCTGGGCTTCGAGGCGCTGGTCTATGACAAGTCTGGCCAGCCCGGCCTCCTGGCCCTGCCCAACATCGGCCGAGAGACACACACCTACTTGACGCACATCGTCAGGAATTACGATAGGCTTGCGGATTTCACCGTTTTCCTGCAAGCCGACCCGTTCCGGCACATGGGCGAGGGCGCGGACGTGAACGCCCTGCGCGAACGCATCGCACAGAATGTGCGCCTGGACGCGCAATTCACCGGCTTCGCCTGGTACAAGCTCAAGTGCGACAGGCTGGGCAGGCCCCACGCCATGCGCGACCCCGAGGGCAAGGGGCGCTGGAAGGGCTGGGGGCGGGACATCCCCGTGGGCGAGGTCTACGCCGCGCTCTTCGCTGGGGATGCTCCCGAATCATTTCTGGCCACGGCCCCGGCCGGGCTGTTCTTCGTCTCCCGCAGGCGCATCCTGGCCCGGCCCCTGGAGTTCTACGCCTTCGCCCTGAGCCTGGTGGAGGCCGACCCCGAGGACGAACGCAATACAGGCCACGCCTTCGAGCGGCTGTGGCAGATCATATTCAACGGCAAGACCGCCTTGAACAAAGAGTCCTACGCATGA
- the ligA gene encoding NAD-dependent DNA ligase LigA, with protein MTDTATDARARALELRAQLERHSRLYYVLDAPEISDAEYDALFRELQAIEAAHPELDDPNSPTRRVGGAVAREFASRPHRQRMYSLDNALTEEDWRAFVERLARVLPDREFSFWADPKFDGLALEAIYEGGVLTSALTRGDGEVGEDVTDNMRTVRSLPLDIREAARKAGLPVPSLLEVRGEVVITKADFHALNTAQDEAGAKVFANPRNAAAGSVRQLDSRITASRPLRFFAYGLGETSWPLLVPPWSTHSAAMRGLAALGFTVAEQGRAVDAAGVEAFYKELEATRDELAFEIDGMVVKLDSLEWQREAGFTARAPRWAIAWKFPPRQAETVLRSIEVQVGRTGVLTPVAMLEPVQVAGVTVSRATLHNEDEIRAKDLRAGDTVVVQRAGDVIPEVVRPVLEKRPEGAQEFTFPPTCPACGSPVKRLEGEAAWRCLNLSCPAVLVQSIIFFVSKSGLDIEGLGKRWIEVLVNKGLVKSPADIFRLRMDDLMPLERMGEKLAENMLASIEKTRTQAPLARLIAGLGIRHVGTQTARTLAARFDDLNALAAADQETLQALPDIGPEVAGAIRAFFDNPANHHLLESFKECGLWPRKAEEFAADAASRPLSGKRFLFTGTLEGMGRSQAQALVEGLGGVVLGSVSKKLDYLVAGVDPGSKLDKARALGVQVLSQDEFERLIRGETL; from the coding sequence ATGACCGACACCGCAACCGACGCCCGTGCCCGCGCGCTGGAGCTCCGGGCCCAACTGGAGCGCCACAGCAGGCTCTACTACGTACTGGACGCCCCGGAGATCAGCGACGCCGAGTACGACGCGCTCTTCCGCGAGTTGCAGGCCATCGAGGCCGCGCACCCCGAGCTGGACGACCCCAACTCCCCCACGCGGCGCGTGGGCGGGGCCGTGGCCAGGGAATTCGCCTCCAGGCCGCACCGCCAGAGAATGTACAGTTTGGACAACGCCCTGACCGAGGAGGACTGGCGCGCCTTCGTGGAGCGCCTGGCCCGCGTGCTCCCGGACCGGGAGTTCAGCTTCTGGGCGGACCCCAAGTTCGACGGCCTGGCCCTGGAGGCCATCTACGAGGGCGGCGTGCTCACGAGCGCCCTGACGCGCGGCGACGGCGAGGTGGGCGAGGACGTCACGGACAACATGCGCACGGTGCGCTCCCTGCCCTTGGACATCCGCGAAGCCGCCCGCAAGGCGGGGCTTCCGGTGCCCAGCCTGCTGGAGGTCCGCGGCGAGGTGGTGATCACCAAGGCGGATTTCCACGCCCTCAACACCGCCCAGGACGAGGCCGGGGCCAAGGTCTTCGCCAACCCGCGCAACGCGGCCGCGGGCTCCGTGCGGCAGCTGGATTCGCGGATCACCGCCTCCAGGCCGCTGCGCTTCTTCGCCTACGGCCTGGGCGAGACGAGCTGGCCCTTGCTGGTCCCGCCTTGGAGCACCCATTCCGCCGCCATGCGCGGCCTTGCCGCCTTGGGCTTCACCGTGGCGGAGCAGGGCAGGGCGGTGGACGCCGCAGGGGTGGAGGCTTTCTACAAGGAGCTGGAAGCCACGCGCGACGAGCTGGCATTCGAGATCGACGGCATGGTGGTCAAGCTGGACTCCCTGGAGTGGCAGCGCGAGGCCGGGTTCACGGCCAGGGCCCCCCGCTGGGCCATCGCCTGGAAGTTCCCGCCCAGGCAGGCCGAGACTGTGCTCAGGAGCATCGAGGTGCAGGTGGGGCGCACGGGCGTGCTCACTCCCGTGGCCATGCTCGAACCCGTGCAGGTGGCCGGGGTCACGGTTTCGCGGGCCACGCTGCACAACGAGGACGAAATCCGCGCCAAGGACCTGCGCGCTGGCGACACCGTGGTGGTGCAGCGCGCGGGCGACGTGATCCCCGAGGTGGTGCGCCCGGTGCTGGAGAAGCGGCCCGAAGGCGCGCAGGAATTCACCTTCCCGCCCACCTGCCCGGCCTGCGGCTCGCCCGTTAAGCGACTGGAGGGCGAGGCGGCCTGGCGCTGCCTGAACCTCTCCTGTCCGGCGGTGCTGGTGCAGTCCATCATATTCTTCGTCTCCAAGTCCGGGCTGGACATCGAGGGCCTGGGCAAGCGTTGGATAGAGGTTCTGGTCAACAAGGGGCTGGTGAAGTCCCCGGCGGACATCTTCCGCCTGCGCATGGATGATCTCATGCCCCTGGAGCGCATGGGCGAAAAGCTGGCCGAGAACATGCTGGCCTCCATCGAGAAAACCCGCACCCAGGCCCCGCTGGCCAGGCTGATCGCCGGGCTGGGCATCCGCCACGTGGGCACGCAGACCGCGCGCACCCTGGCCGCCCGCTTCGACGACCTGAACGCCCTGGCCGCAGCGGACCAGGAGACCCTCCAGGCCCTGCCGGACATCGGGCCGGAAGTGGCCGGGGCCATCCGGGCTTTCTTCGACAACCCCGCCAACCATCACCTGCTGGAGAGCTTCAAGGAGTGCGGGCTATGGCCGCGCAAGGCCGAGGAGTTTGCGGCGGACGCCGCCTCCAGGCCGCTTTCCGGCAAGCGCTTCCTGTTCACGGGCACGCTCGAAGGCATGGGCCGCAGCCAGGCCCAGGCGCTGGTGGAGGGGCTGGGCGGCGTGGTGCTGGGTTCCGTCTCCAAGAAGCTCGACTATCTGGTCGCTGGCGTGGACCCCGGCTCCAAGCTGGATAAAGCCAGAGCACTTGGTGTACAGGTGCTCTCACAGGACGAATTCGAACGCCTCATCCGGGGCGAAACCCTTTGA